The Halomicronema hongdechloris C2206 genome includes a window with the following:
- a CDS encoding dual OB domain-containing protein has protein sequence MLHTTEKYVSVPYLQSLPAEQRKSLQLIYVDSVVPAKSSRRTGGKQWKASLRTRTGYSLQNLPITDPELVDLLDREIFPERPCLVTVSLGMPYTPAEWTGPPDPCWKLIAGVIELSLDDQILVEMCFAGWKVTQAQEYLQENYSKTRRRELTEEEKKHFIEYLRRI, from the coding sequence ATACTGCATACGACTGAAAAATATGTTTCGGTTCCCTATTTACAGTCTTTACCAGCAGAACAAAGAAAGTCTCTCCAACTCATTTATGTAGATTCTGTTGTGCCTGCTAAATCTTCTCGAAGAACAGGTGGCAAACAATGGAAAGCTTCCCTAAGGACTCGGACAGGTTACTCTCTGCAGAATCTACCAATTACTGATCCTGAACTTGTAGATTTGCTAGATCGAGAAATCTTTCCAGAGAGACCCTGCCTAGTCACTGTCAGCCTTGGGATGCCCTACACTCCTGCAGAATGGACTGGACCACCAGATCCTTGCTGGAAGCTCATTGCCGGAGTTATAGAGTTATCCTTAGATGACCAAATTCTAGTTGAAATGTGCTTTGCAGGTTGGAAAGTTACACAAGCCCAAGAGTACCTTCAAGAAAATTACAGTAAAACACGTAGACGTGAATTGACAGAGGAAGAGAAAAAGCATTTTATCGAATATCTCAGACGTATCTAA
- a CDS encoding riboflavin synthase → MFTGLIQALGRMYPVGRNQLRIHCPQAPILADLALGDSIAVDGVCLTVEQQVPQGFLATASPETLDRSTLGQQAEGSWVNLEASLRVGSKIGGHFVTGHVDGWGYLDTAAETGNAWEISFSVPNPKLARYLVPQGSIAVNGISLTVADCGDRGNWFRVAVIPVTYRETTLQYLRPGQAVNLEGDILGKYVERFLHRDASAAIPQGVAIDLDFLADHGYL, encoded by the coding sequence GTGTTCACAGGTTTAATTCAAGCCTTGGGCAGGATGTATCCCGTCGGTCGCAACCAACTGCGCATCCACTGCCCGCAGGCCCCGATACTGGCAGACTTGGCCTTAGGAGATAGCATTGCCGTAGATGGCGTCTGCCTGACCGTAGAACAGCAGGTACCCCAGGGCTTCCTGGCTACGGCCTCTCCAGAAACCCTGGATCGCTCTACCCTGGGGCAACAGGCCGAGGGCAGTTGGGTCAATCTGGAAGCCTCCCTACGGGTGGGTAGCAAAATTGGTGGTCATTTCGTTACTGGCCATGTAGACGGCTGGGGATATTTGGACACCGCCGCAGAAACCGGCAATGCCTGGGAGATCAGCTTTTCTGTCCCGAATCCTAAGCTAGCCCGCTACCTTGTGCCCCAGGGCAGCATCGCCGTGAACGGCATCAGTCTCACCGTCGCCGACTGTGGCGATCGGGGTAACTGGTTTCGAGTCGCAGTCATTCCGGTGACCTACCGCGAGACTACCCTGCAGTACCTGCGGCCTGGCCAGGCCGTTAACCTAGAAGGAGACATCCTGGGAAAATATGTCGAGAGGTTCCTACACCGAGATGCCTCAGCTGCCATACCCCAAGGAGTAGCCATCGATCTCGACTTCCTAGCCGACCACGGGTATCTCTAG
- a CDS encoding bifunctional nuclease family protein: MIEMKVAGIALDAVSRSPVVLLRDTADRRALPIYIGADQAKSIINALENQVAPRPLTHDLFINLIDEWEMSLERVVIHALRDNTFYALLTLVHGDTRRELDARPSDAIAIALRADAPIWVMEEVIADASIPVDRDADEAEKQAFRDFISNLSPADFGQHKGRRPSNDPYENS, from the coding sequence ATGATTGAAATGAAAGTCGCCGGAATTGCCCTTGACGCCGTCTCTCGCAGCCCAGTGGTCTTGCTGAGAGATACGGCTGACCGGCGGGCTCTACCTATCTACATCGGTGCAGACCAGGCCAAATCGATTATCAATGCCTTAGAGAACCAGGTGGCCCCACGGCCACTGACCCACGATCTGTTTATCAATTTGATCGATGAGTGGGAAATGTCCCTGGAACGGGTGGTTATCCACGCCCTGCGGGATAATACCTTCTATGCGCTGCTCACCCTGGTTCATGGCGATACCCGCCGGGAGCTAGATGCTCGCCCCAGTGATGCGATCGCAATTGCCCTGCGAGCCGATGCCCCCATCTGGGTAATGGAAGAGGTGATTGCCGATGCCTCCATCCCGGTGGATCGCGATGCGGATGAGGCGGAGAAACAGGCCTTCCGTGACTTCATCTCAAACCTCAGCCCCGCCGACTTCGGGCAGCACAAGGGCCGCCGCCCTAGCAACGATCCCTACGAAAATAGCTGA
- a CDS encoding aldo/keto reductase, protein MHYRRFGTTNHHISTFSLGTMRCLASEDIFQQTVARALAQGINHIETARGYGQSERFLGRTLQALKVAPDTLVLTSKIPPSPDASSFDRHIDETLERLQVSQLDCLALHGINTWQHLDWIRHPQGCMQAAQAARDDGRIGHLGFSTHGFREVIATTIETGYFDFVNLHYYYFFQRHEPVIELAHHQDMGVFIISPADKGGMLYRPPDTLKALCHPFDPLLLTYRWLLSDPRVTTLSIGPAIPAEISQELATLDDGPLTEQEQAALDRLAARPTTALGADLCRQCYACLPCPEAIHIPEVLRLRTLAQAYDMTAFGQYRYGMFENAGHWFPGRKANRCTSCGDCLPRCPENLDIPTLLHQTHTQLQGPERRRLWG, encoded by the coding sequence ATGCACTACCGCCGCTTTGGCACAACCAACCACCACATCTCTACCTTCTCCTTGGGGACCATGCGCTGCCTGGCCTCAGAAGACATCTTTCAGCAGACCGTTGCCCGGGCCCTAGCTCAAGGTATCAACCATATCGAAACCGCCCGCGGCTATGGCCAGAGCGAGCGGTTTTTGGGCCGCACCCTCCAGGCCTTAAAGGTTGCCCCTGACACCCTGGTCCTCACCAGTAAGATTCCCCCCAGCCCGGATGCCAGCAGCTTCGATCGCCACATCGATGAGACCCTAGAGCGACTCCAGGTGAGCCAGCTAGATTGCCTGGCCCTCCATGGCATCAACACCTGGCAGCACTTAGACTGGATTCGCCACCCCCAGGGCTGTATGCAAGCTGCCCAGGCTGCCCGCGATGATGGACGCATTGGCCATTTAGGCTTCTCCACCCATGGCTTTCGAGAAGTGATTGCCACCACCATTGAGACGGGCTACTTCGATTTTGTCAACTTGCACTACTATTACTTTTTTCAGCGCCATGAGCCTGTCATCGAGCTAGCCCACCACCAAGACATGGGAGTGTTCATCATCTCCCCCGCCGATAAGGGAGGGATGCTGTATCGTCCTCCCGATACCCTGAAAGCTCTCTGCCATCCCTTTGATCCCCTGTTGCTGACCTACCGCTGGCTGCTGAGCGATCCCCGCGTGACCACCCTCAGCATTGGCCCTGCCATCCCGGCAGAGATCTCCCAGGAATTGGCGACCCTAGATGATGGCCCCCTGACAGAGCAGGAGCAGGCCGCCCTGGATCGACTGGCGGCTCGCCCCACCACAGCCCTAGGGGCAGACCTGTGTCGCCAGTGTTATGCCTGTTTGCCCTGCCCAGAGGCCATTCACATCCCTGAGGTATTGCGGCTGCGCACCCTAGCCCAGGCCTATGACATGACTGCCTTCGGCCAGTATCGCTATGGCATGTTTGAGAATGCTGGCCATTGGTTTCCTGGTCGCAAAGCCAACCGCTGCACCAGCTGTGGCGACTGCCTGCCCCGTTGTCCCGAGAACCTCGATATTCCGACTCTGCTGCACCAGACCCACACTCAATTACAGGGACCAGAGCGACGACGACTATGGGGCTGA
- a CDS encoding polysaccharide deacetylase family protein, with protein MGLMILAIVLLVLAAGTLVLAQPRPLLRLIQALSPGVLFFVETSQPLVALTIDDGPDGETTPDILAVLARYQVTATFFLISSRVPGQGAVVTAMVAQGHELGNHLTEDRPSITLSRAEFTAALTAAHDCLAAFAAPRWLRPASGWYRPAMVDIAHRHGYGVALGAPFPFDTHIPSVDFACGQILTTIRPGSIIILHDGGQRGRRTLVVLERLLPVLQGRGYRVVSLSELVALAS; from the coding sequence ATGGGGCTGATGATTCTTGCTATTGTCCTGCTGGTCTTGGCGGCAGGCACCCTGGTCTTGGCCCAACCACGGCCCCTGTTGAGGCTTATTCAGGCCCTGAGCCCTGGAGTACTGTTCTTCGTTGAGACCTCGCAACCGTTGGTAGCCCTGACCATCGACGATGGCCCCGACGGCGAGACGACTCCTGACATCCTGGCTGTGTTGGCCCGCTATCAAGTCACCGCCACCTTTTTCCTCATCAGCAGTCGCGTCCCCGGCCAGGGGGCCGTGGTCACCGCCATGGTGGCCCAGGGCCATGAACTGGGCAATCATCTCACTGAAGACCGCCCTAGCATTACCCTGAGTCGGGCTGAATTTACTGCGGCTTTGACCGCAGCCCATGATTGCCTAGCGGCCTTTGCTGCGCCGCGTTGGCTGCGTCCCGCCTCGGGCTGGTATCGCCCGGCCATGGTTGACATTGCCCATCGCCACGGCTACGGCGTAGCCTTAGGAGCTCCTTTCCCCTTCGACACTCACATCCCCTCGGTTGACTTTGCCTGTGGCCAGATCCTGACGACGATTCGGCCTGGCAGTATTATCATTCTCCATGACGGCGGTCAGCGGGGACGACGCACCCTGGTCGTGTTAGAGAGGCTCTTGCCCGTGCTGCAGGGGCGGGGCTATCGGGTGGTATCCCTATCTGAGCTGGTGGCTCTGGCGAGTTAA